In Anaerolineales bacterium, the following proteins share a genomic window:
- the eutJ gene encoding ethanolamine utilization protein EutJ has product MLRWLGDPEPAPLAEPPQGALYVGADLGTAYLTLVVLDESGTPVAGEYQFAQVVRDGLVVDYAGAVDRLAGMKARVEARIGRPLEYAASAYPPGVPLAEVRATANVVEAAGLRCETLVDEPSAANALLGIHNGAIVDVGGGTTGIAILRDGEVVYTADEATGGTHFTLVIAGAHGVSFEDAEAMKTDPAQQARLLPVVRPVMEKVASITARHIAAYEQQGGTVEQLTLVGGTVNFPGMAQVVQEYTGIATSVPPHPVFVTPIGMALHSRDVIART; this is encoded by the coding sequence GTGCTGCGCTGGCTGGGTGACCCCGAGCCGGCGCCGCTGGCCGAGCCGCCGCAAGGCGCGTTGTATGTGGGCGCGGACCTGGGCACGGCCTACCTGACGCTGGTGGTGCTGGATGAAAGCGGCACACCCGTGGCGGGCGAATACCAGTTCGCCCAGGTGGTGCGTGACGGCCTGGTGGTGGATTATGCCGGTGCGGTAGACCGCCTGGCGGGTATGAAGGCCCGCGTGGAAGCACGCATCGGCCGCCCGCTGGAGTACGCCGCCAGCGCCTATCCACCCGGCGTCCCACTGGCCGAAGTACGCGCCACCGCCAACGTGGTGGAAGCGGCTGGCCTGCGCTGCGAGACCCTGGTGGATGAGCCCAGCGCCGCCAATGCGCTGCTGGGCATCCACAACGGCGCCATCGTGGATGTAGGCGGCGGCACGACCGGCATCGCCATCCTGCGCGACGGCGAGGTGGTCTACACCGCAGACGAAGCCACCGGCGGTACGCACTTCACGCTGGTGATCGCTGGGGCGCACGGTGTCAGCTTTGAGGACGCCGAGGCAATGAAGACCGACCCGGCGCAGCAGGCTCGCTTGCTGCCCGTGGTGCGCCCGGTAATGGAGAAGGTCGCCAGTATCACCGCCCGCCACATCGCTGCGTATGAGCAGCAAGGTGGTACGGTGGAGCAGCTCACCCTGGTCGGCGGCACGGTGAACTTTCCGGGCATGGCGCAGGTGGTGCAGGAGTACACCGGCATCGCTACCAGCGTTCCGCCGCACCCGGTCTTCGTCACGCCGATCGGCATGGCGTTGCACAGTAGGGATGTCATTGCGAGGACGTGA
- a CDS encoding BMC domain-containing protein has translation MAQDLGLIALGMVETRGLIGAVEAADAMVKAANVVLIGSEYVGGGYVTVMVRGDVGAVKAATDAGAAAAKRIGELVSVHVIPRPHENVEMILPQQTRGSLGGRSGAK, from the coding sequence ATGGCACAAGATTTGGGTTTGATTGCTTTGGGAATGGTGGAAACCCGTGGCCTGATCGGCGCGGTGGAAGCCGCAGATGCTATGGTGAAGGCTGCCAACGTCGTGCTCATTGGTTCTGAGTACGTAGGCGGCGGCTATGTCACCGTGATGGTGCGTGGCGATGTCGGTGCAGTCAAGGCCGCCACTGACGCTGGCGCCGCGGCTGCCAAACGTATTGGCGAGCTGGTGTCTGTGCATGTGATCCCGCGCCCGCACGAGAATGTTGAGATGATCCTGCCGCAGCAGACCCGCGGCAGCCTGGGCGGCCGCTCCGGCGCTAAGTAA
- a CDS encoding aldehyde dehydrogenase family protein, giving the protein MAELDKDLQSIQQARHMVEAAYAAHRIWATATQEQVDRVCQAMADAAYQASERLGRMASEETGYGVPEHKKLKNEFASKHVWESIKHIKTVGVVRHDPQTRVYEIAWPMGVVAALTPSTNPTSTTMNKILISVKARNGVVVAPHPAAVNCCVETARLMAQAAVAAGAPEGLVQCMSHISLQGTNELMSHRRTAVILATGGSPMVRAAHSQGKPAYGVGPGNVPVYVDRSADIERAARYIVASKSFDCSVICATEQAVIADRPIAARLQQLMENEGAYFMTESQTQAMRTTLFHPDGSINTATVGKSPQVLAGLAGISIPSHARILVAKLRKIGREEPLSREKLTTVLGWYEVDGWEQGCDRCVEMILFGGRGHSVILHTGDDKIAMAFGLEKPVFRIGVNTMGTLGTIGLTTKVMPSLTLGSGGIGGAITGDNITVYHLFNIKRMAYETTPPPEAAMRPGSVPAGPSHAPSVTEIESIVQEVVQQILRSN; this is encoded by the coding sequence ATGGCTGAACTCGACAAAGACCTCCAGTCCATCCAGCAGGCCCGCCACATGGTGGAAGCGGCTTATGCTGCCCACCGCATTTGGGCCACGGCTACACAAGAACAGGTGGACCGCGTGTGCCAGGCCATGGCGGATGCGGCCTATCAGGCCTCCGAGCGCCTCGGCCGTATGGCCAGCGAGGAAACCGGCTACGGCGTGCCTGAGCACAAGAAGCTCAAGAACGAATTCGCTTCCAAGCATGTGTGGGAGAGCATCAAGCACATCAAGACCGTGGGCGTGGTGCGCCATGACCCACAGACGCGTGTGTACGAAATTGCCTGGCCGATGGGCGTAGTGGCGGCGCTGACCCCCAGCACCAACCCTACCTCCACCACCATGAACAAGATCCTGATCTCGGTCAAGGCGCGCAATGGGGTAGTGGTCGCCCCGCATCCGGCGGCGGTGAACTGCTGCGTGGAGACGGCACGCCTGATGGCGCAAGCCGCTGTGGCGGCTGGCGCGCCCGAGGGGCTGGTGCAGTGCATGTCGCACATCAGCCTGCAGGGTACCAATGAACTCATGAGCCACCGACGCACCGCGGTGATCCTGGCTACCGGCGGCAGCCCCATGGTGCGCGCCGCCCATTCGCAGGGCAAGCCGGCCTACGGCGTTGGCCCCGGCAACGTGCCCGTGTATGTTGACCGCAGCGCCGATATTGAGCGCGCCGCCCGCTATATCGTGGCCAGCAAGTCGTTTGATTGCTCGGTCATCTGCGCTACCGAGCAGGCCGTCATCGCTGATCGGCCGATTGCCGCCCGCCTGCAGCAACTGATGGAGAACGAAGGCGCGTACTTCATGACTGAGTCGCAGACCCAGGCCATGCGCACCACGCTGTTCCATCCGGATGGCAGCATCAACACCGCCACGGTGGGCAAGTCGCCGCAGGTGCTGGCAGGGTTGGCGGGCATCAGCATTCCCAGCCATGCGCGCATTTTGGTAGCCAAGCTGCGCAAGATCGGGCGGGAAGAGCCGCTCTCGCGCGAGAAGCTCACCACCGTGCTGGGCTGGTACGAGGTGGACGGCTGGGAGCAGGGCTGTGACCGCTGCGTCGAGATGATCCTCTTCGGCGGGCGTGGCCATAGCGTCATCCTGCACACGGGCGATGACAAGATCGCTATGGCCTTCGGCTTGGAGAAGCCAGTGTTCCGCATCGGCGTCAACACCATGGGCACGCTGGGCACCATCGGCCTCACCACCAAGGTGATGCCCTCGCTGACCCTCGGCTCTGGCGGTATCGGCGGTGCCATCACCGGTGACAACATCACTGTCTATCATCTCTTCAATATCAAGCGCATGGCCTACGAAACCACGCCGCCACCTGAAGCCGCCATGCGGCCTGGCAGCGTGCCGGCTGGCCCCAGCCATGCGCCGTCCGTCACTGAGATTGAAAGTATTGTTCAAGAAGTAGTTCAGCAAATCCTGCGGAGTAACTAA
- a CDS encoding EutN/CcmL family microcompartment protein, which yields MLIAKIIGTTVATIKDPKLEGRKLLICREADETGKATGKPYVAIDTVNAGVGDLVLTAHGSSGRQTDITKDTPVDAVIMAVIDSLQVDGANTYKK from the coding sequence ATGCTAATCGCAAAGATCATCGGCACGACTGTGGCCACTATCAAAGACCCCAAGCTGGAAGGCCGCAAATTGCTCATCTGCCGTGAGGCCGATGAGACTGGCAAAGCCACCGGCAAGCCCTATGTTGCTATCGACACCGTCAATGCCGGTGTCGGCGACCTGGTGCTCACCGCGCACGGCTCCAGCGGGCGCCAGACCGACATCACCAAAGACACGCCGGTGGATGCCGTCATCATGGCCGTCATCGACTCGCTGCAGGTGGATGGCGCCAACACCTATAAGAAGTAA
- the deoC gene encoding deoxyribose-phosphate aldolase produces the protein MAYDSEQVRKIVEIVTREVLHALAEQEHTHTHDNCEHCTQECADGICVKTCFDRVGHVLNAGAERLTSSLGGIPEDPSVAKLIDHTLLKPDATPDQIAQLCYEARKHGFASVCVNPGYVKLCADLLKNTDVKVCTVIGFPLGADAPDVKVFETETALRDGATEIDMVINIGALKGRDFTLVARDIAGVVHISHAAGVLVKVIIETALLEEEEKVTACLLAKEAGADFVKTSTGFSGGGATAADIALMRRVVGPDMGVKASGGVRDYADAKTLVDAGATRIGASAGVKIVAGEKEMSSTRVSAVAAPEPAKAY, from the coding sequence ATGGCATACGATAGCGAACAAGTGCGCAAAATTGTGGAGATCGTCACGCGTGAGGTTTTGCACGCGCTGGCGGAGCAGGAACACACCCACACGCATGACAACTGCGAGCACTGCACGCAGGAATGTGCCGATGGCATCTGCGTCAAGACCTGCTTTGACCGCGTGGGCCATGTGCTCAACGCCGGCGCCGAGCGCCTAACCTCTTCGCTGGGTGGTATCCCTGAAGACCCCAGCGTGGCCAAGCTGATCGACCACACGCTGCTCAAGCCAGACGCCACGCCAGACCAGATCGCCCAGTTGTGCTACGAGGCACGCAAACACGGCTTCGCCTCGGTGTGCGTAAACCCGGGCTACGTCAAGCTGTGTGCTGATTTGCTCAAGAACACGGATGTCAAAGTCTGCACCGTCATTGGCTTCCCGCTAGGTGCCGATGCGCCCGATGTCAAAGTCTTCGAGACCGAGACGGCCCTGCGTGACGGCGCTACCGAGATCGACATGGTTATCAACATCGGTGCACTCAAGGGGCGTGACTTTACTCTGGTCGCCCGTGACATTGCCGGCGTAGTGCACATCTCGCACGCCGCGGGTGTGCTGGTGAAAGTGATTATTGAAACGGCGCTGCTGGAAGAAGAAGAAAAGGTTACTGCCTGCTTGCTGGCCAAAGAAGCCGGTGCAGACTTCGTCAAGACCTCTACCGGCTTCTCGGGTGGGGGCGCTACCGCCGCCGATATTGCCCTGATGCGCCGCGTGGTTGGCCCAGACATGGGCGTGAAAGCCAGCGGCGGCGTGCGTGATTACGCTGACGCTAAAACGCTAGTGGACGCGGGCGCCACGCGCATCGGCGCCAGCGCAGGGGTCAAGATCGTGGCGGGCGAAAAAGAAATGAGCAGCACGCGCGTCAGCGCCGTGGCGGCTCCTGAACCGGCAAAGGCGTATTGA
- the rpiB gene encoding ribose 5-phosphate isomerase B, which yields MPPVSDEQVQAIVQRVTAQLGAAGDVPAAKPATPTQREGLKVRVVALGADHGGYAMKEVLKEHLQANGYTIVDCGTNSTQAVDYPDFAAAVARKVASGEAWRGIIVDGAGIGSCMAANKVRGVRAALCYDYATAVNSREHNDANVLTLGAGLIGMALAKQIADTWLATEFGGGRHAGRVDKIMAIEERSAIEKEANNGIR from the coding sequence ATGCCTCCCGTGAGCGACGAGCAAGTTCAAGCCATCGTGCAGCGCGTGACTGCCCAGCTCGGCGCGGCTGGCGATGTGCCGGCGGCCAAGCCCGCCACACCCACCCAGCGTGAAGGCTTGAAGGTTCGCGTGGTAGCTCTGGGCGCTGATCATGGCGGTTACGCCATGAAAGAGGTGCTCAAGGAGCACTTGCAGGCCAATGGCTACACCATTGTGGACTGTGGCACCAACAGCACCCAAGCGGTGGATTATCCTGATTTTGCCGCCGCGGTGGCGCGCAAAGTGGCCAGCGGCGAAGCCTGGCGCGGCATCATTGTGGATGGCGCTGGCATCGGCAGTTGTATGGCTGCCAACAAAGTGCGCGGCGTGCGCGCCGCCTTGTGCTACGACTACGCTACGGCGGTCAACAGCCGTGAGCACAATGATGCGAATGTGCTCACGCTGGGCGCCGGGCTGATTGGCATGGCGCTGGCCAAGCAGATTGCTGACACTTGGCTGGCCACCGAATTTGGCGGCGGCCGCCACGCCGGGCGTGTGGACAAGATCATGGCGATCGAAGAGCGATCGGCCATCGAAAAAGAGGCAAACAATGGCATACGATAG
- a CDS encoding GntR family transcriptional regulator, with the protein MTLLNEKSRAAKPLYEAMADELREQMRSGHLQPGQRIPSESELCELYGVGRNTVRHAIADLTAQGYLRTLQGVGSFVTEPRVSKTAEYLLGFTQEMQMQGRQVASRVLEASLVPADAFLARRLQVQLGSPVAFLNRLRFMDGEPTAIERAYLPHELFPGILEHDFASTSLYQILADGYGQRPDHAEQEIEASLASDQVAELLGLPQPAVVFVFHRETRTAEGRVIEYVDSEVRADHFRFYANLKLHAPVQDFGFRRLPVPAGSGRG; encoded by the coding sequence ATGACGCTGCTGAACGAGAAGTCACGCGCCGCCAAGCCACTATACGAAGCCATGGCTGACGAGCTGCGCGAGCAAATGCGCAGCGGCCACCTGCAGCCCGGCCAGCGCATCCCCTCCGAAAGCGAGCTGTGCGAGCTGTACGGGGTGGGGCGCAACACCGTGCGCCACGCCATTGCTGACCTCACCGCCCAGGGCTACCTGCGCACGCTGCAAGGCGTGGGCAGCTTCGTCACTGAGCCACGCGTCAGCAAGACCGCCGAATACCTGCTAGGCTTCACGCAAGAGATGCAGATGCAAGGCCGCCAGGTAGCCAGCCGCGTGCTGGAAGCCAGCCTGGTGCCGGCGGATGCGTTTTTGGCACGCCGCCTGCAGGTGCAACTGGGCAGCCCGGTCGCGTTCCTCAACCGTCTGCGTTTTATGGACGGTGAGCCGACTGCTATCGAGCGCGCCTACCTGCCGCACGAACTCTTCCCCGGCATCCTTGAGCATGACTTTGCCAGCACCTCCCTGTATCAAATTCTGGCCGATGGATATGGCCAGCGCCCTGACCATGCCGAGCAGGAGATCGAAGCCAGCCTGGCCAGCGACCAGGTAGCCGAGCTGCTCGGCCTGCCGCAGCCCGCCGTGGTCTTTGTCTTCCATCGCGAGACGCGCACGGCTGAAGGCCGCGTCATCGAATATGTCGATTCTGAAGTGCGCGCGGACCACTTCCGCTTCTATGCCAATCTCAAACTGCATGCGCCTGTGCAGGATTTTGGCTTCCGCCGTTTGCCAGTGCCCGCCGGGAGCGGGCGAGGGTAG
- a CDS encoding dihydrofolate reductase family protein, whose protein sequence is MKTQYYTATSLDGFIATEDDSLEWLFSLGELAESSYPAFITEVGALAMGSTTYQWLQENADAVIAETGSAWPYTQPTWVFSSRTLPVLAEADLRFCRGDVRPVYAEMRAQAGDKNLWVVGGGELAGQFYDAGLLDEIIVQVASVTLGQGKPLFPRRLPSNALRLRAVQQMGTGMVELRYEVNKAAGQ, encoded by the coding sequence ATGAAGACTCAATACTACACCGCCACCAGTTTGGATGGCTTCATTGCCACCGAGGATGATTCCTTGGAGTGGCTGTTCTCGCTGGGTGAACTAGCCGAGAGCAGCTACCCCGCCTTCATTACAGAAGTGGGGGCATTGGCAATGGGTTCCACGACCTACCAATGGTTGCAAGAGAACGCAGACGCAGTGATCGCCGAAACGGGCTCGGCCTGGCCTTACACACAACCCACCTGGGTATTCTCCAGCCGCACCTTGCCAGTGCTGGCTGAGGCAGATCTGCGCTTTTGCCGCGGCGACGTGCGCCCTGTCTACGCGGAGATGCGCGCCCAGGCCGGCGATAAGAATCTGTGGGTGGTGGGCGGCGGCGAGCTGGCCGGCCAGTTTTACGATGCCGGCTTGCTGGATGAAATCATCGTGCAAGTGGCCTCAGTCACTTTGGGGCAGGGCAAGCCTTTGTTTCCGCGCCGCCTGCCTAGCAACGCCCTGCGCCTCCGCGCTGTGCAGCAAATGGGCACCGGCATGGTGGAGCTACGCTACGAAGTCAACAAGGCGGCCGGCCAATGA
- a CDS encoding DUF1328 domain-containing protein has translation MLNWALTFLIVALIAGALGFGGIAGTATEIAKILFVVFLVLFVISLIFGRRPRM, from the coding sequence ATGCTTAACTGGGCACTTACCTTTTTGATTGTGGCGCTCATCGCCGGTGCATTGGGCTTCGGTGGTATTGCCGGCACGGCCACTGAGATTGCCAAGATCTTGTTCGTGGTGTTTTTGGTGCTGTTCGTGATCTCGCTCATCTTTGGGCGCCGGCCACGCATGTAG
- a CDS encoding hemolysin III family protein, giving the protein MSVNIHANRYTPAEELANSISHGIGIVLSIAGLAVLASFASLHGTAWHIVSCSIYGATQIMLYTTSTLYHGIPLERAKKWLRALDHSAIFLLIAGTYTPFLLVNLRGPWGWSLLAVVWTLAIAGIAMQGVMLKLPRWVNAIPYIGMSWLVVVAIRPLLENVAPGGLWLLAGGGLAYMVGVIFYVWKKLPFNHAIWHGFVLLGSALHYFSILFYVIPLAA; this is encoded by the coding sequence ATGAGCGTAAACATTCACGCCAATCGCTACACCCCGGCGGAGGAGCTGGCCAACAGCATCTCGCACGGTATTGGCATCGTCTTGTCGATTGCCGGTTTGGCCGTGCTGGCCAGCTTCGCTAGCCTGCACGGGACGGCCTGGCACATTGTCAGTTGCAGCATCTATGGGGCCACCCAGATCATGCTGTACACCACTTCCACCCTGTATCACGGCATCCCGCTGGAGCGCGCCAAGAAATGGCTGCGCGCGCTGGATCATTCGGCGATTTTTTTGCTCATCGCAGGAACGTATACGCCCTTCCTGCTGGTGAATCTGCGCGGGCCGTGGGGCTGGAGCCTGCTGGCGGTGGTGTGGACGCTGGCCATTGCCGGCATTGCCATGCAGGGCGTCATGCTCAAGCTGCCGCGTTGGGTCAATGCCATTCCGTACATCGGCATGAGCTGGCTGGTGGTGGTGGCCATTCGCCCGCTGCTGGAGAACGTGGCCCCTGGTGGCCTGTGGCTGCTGGCCGGCGGTGGCTTGGCTTACATGGTGGGTGTGATCTTCTATGTGTGGAAGAAGCTGCCCTTTAACCATGCTATCTGGCACGGTTTTGTGTTGCTGGGCAGCGCCTTGCACTACTTTTCTATTCTCTTCTATGTGATTCCGCTGGCGGCCTGA